The bacterium genome segment AAAATATACTTCTTCAACTTGTTCAAAATGCTAATTTTGACATAAAAAAGGCAGAAGCAGGAATAGTCTATATTGATGAAATAGATAAAATCGCTCGTAAAGGTGGAGATAATCCATCTATTACCCGTGATGTTTCTGGAGAAGGTGTTCAACAGGGATTACTTAAAATCCTGGAAGGAACAATTGCTAATGTTCCACCACAAGGAGGACGAAAGCATCCGCATCAGGAATATATTCGGCTGAATACGATGAATATCCTCTTCATTTGTGGCGGAGCTTTTGTTGGATTAGAAAAGGTAGTTGAAGAAAGAATCGGCAAAAAAGTAATGGGATTTGGTGGTGATATTCAAAGTAGAGAAAAAAAGAAAATAGGAGAACTGTTACAACAACTTATTCCAGAAGACCTGTTAAAATATGGACTTATACCTGAGTTCGTAGGCAGATTACCAGTTATTGCCTCATTAAGTAGTTTAGAAAAAACTGATTTAATGCGCATTCTCACTGAGCCTAAAAATGCCTTGACCAAACAATATAAGAAATTCTTTGAGCTGGAAGGGATAAGATTAAAATTTACGGATGATGCCATCGATTTAATTGCAGATATTGCCCTGACACGAGAGACAGGAGCAAGAGGATTACGAGCAGTAATTGAAGAAACAATGCTTGATATTATGTATGAGATACCTTCCAAAAGCAATATTAAAGAATGTGTTGTTACCAGAGAAGTCGTGTTAAATAAAATTGCTCCAACTTTAGTCCTGCATAAAGAAACCG includes the following:
- the clpX gene encoding ATP-dependent Clp protease ATP-binding subunit ClpX, translating into MAKFGKKEEGLFCSFCSKGQTEVKRLIAGPGVYICDECVLLCNEIMAEEWFNDYKDTQIGLLPRPKEIKAILDEYVIGQERAKKILAVAVYNHYKRINVSIRKSDVELEKSNIVLIGPTGSGKTLLAQTLARILDVPCAIVDATALTEAGYVGEDVENILLQLVQNANFDIKKAEAGIVYIDEIDKIARKGGDNPSITRDVSGEGVQQGLLKILEGTIANVPPQGGRKHPHQEYIRLNTMNILFICGGAFVGLEKVVEERIGKKVMGFGGDIQSREKKKIGELLQQLIPEDLLKYGLIPEFVGRLPVIASLSSLEKTDLMRILTEPKNALTKQYKKFFELEGIRLKFTDDAIDLIADIALTRETGARGLRAVIEETMLDIMYEIPSKSNIKECVVTREVVLNKIAPTLVLHKETA